A single region of the Streptomyces vilmorinianum genome encodes:
- a CDS encoding glycosyl hydrolase family 8, which translates to MSLLIASGLLTLPLIGLPEAAAADTLVSVGKPTASSSIEGSGFEPGRAVDANTSTRWASAEGVDPQWMRIDLGSSHTISRVKLNWEAAYARTYRIQTSADGSTWTDVHSTSAGDGAIDDLTVSGSGRYVRMYGTGRGTPYGYSLWEFEVYGSPAGGADITPPSTPGSLRSTGSTATSVSLAWNAATDNVGVTGYDLYRGGNLVGSTTGTSYTDTGLTASTSYSYTVKARDAAGNRSAASNTLGVTTQATGSGPAVPFGSHLKPYVPGVLKPSGTQATIDQKVVDHYRAWKSAFVRQNCGNGWYQVISPDADHPYVAEAQGYGMVIAATMAGADPDAKKIFDGLVKWKIDHPSAINPNLLAAEQDVNCRSVNGGDGATDGDMDVAYGLLLADKQWGSAGTYNYKDLAIKHINAIKKDEVNPTTNLLKLGDWSSSGDQYYYITRTSDWMVDHFRAFRTATGDAAWDTVRTAHQNQIARLQSTYAPGTGLLPDFVVSTDTTPKPAPGQVLEDPNDGAYWWNACRTPWRIADDAVTSGDAASLAAARKLNSWIKAKTGGDPNKIAIGYRLDGTQISAGSEAAFFAPFALAAMTDPGSQAWLDALWTKMLATPVDTSSYFSASIQLQVMITTSGNHWVP; encoded by the coding sequence ATGTCTCTTCTCATCGCGTCGGGACTGCTGACCCTGCCGCTGATCGGGCTGCCCGAGGCGGCCGCCGCCGACACGCTGGTGTCGGTCGGCAAGCCGACGGCGTCGTCCTCGATCGAAGGGAGCGGGTTCGAACCGGGTCGCGCGGTCGACGCGAACACCTCCACCCGGTGGGCGAGCGCCGAGGGAGTCGATCCGCAGTGGATGCGGATCGACCTGGGTTCCAGCCACACGATCTCCCGGGTCAAGCTCAACTGGGAGGCCGCGTACGCCAGGACGTACAGGATCCAGACCTCCGCCGACGGTTCGACCTGGACCGATGTCCACTCCACCAGCGCCGGCGACGGGGCGATCGACGATCTGACCGTCTCCGGCAGCGGACGCTACGTCCGGATGTACGGGACGGGGCGCGGCACCCCGTACGGCTACTCCCTCTGGGAGTTCGAGGTCTACGGCTCACCGGCCGGCGGCGCCGACATCACCCCACCGAGCACCCCGGGCAGCCTCCGCTCGACCGGTTCGACGGCCACGAGTGTCTCGCTCGCCTGGAACGCGGCCACCGACAACGTGGGCGTGACGGGCTACGACCTCTACCGCGGCGGGAACCTCGTCGGCTCCACGACCGGTACGTCGTACACCGACACCGGGCTCACCGCCTCGACCTCGTACAGCTACACCGTGAAGGCGCGCGACGCGGCGGGGAACCGCTCGGCCGCGAGCAACACCCTCGGGGTCACGACCCAGGCCACCGGGTCGGGGCCGGCCGTCCCCTTCGGCAGCCACCTCAAGCCGTACGTCCCGGGCGTCCTGAAGCCGTCCGGCACGCAGGCGACGATCGACCAGAAGGTCGTCGACCACTACCGGGCCTGGAAGTCGGCCTTCGTCCGCCAGAACTGCGGCAACGGCTGGTACCAGGTCATCTCGCCGGACGCCGACCACCCCTACGTGGCCGAGGCACAGGGCTACGGGATGGTCATCGCCGCGACCATGGCCGGCGCCGACCCCGACGCCAAGAAGATCTTCGACGGTCTGGTGAAGTGGAAGATCGACCACCCCTCCGCCATCAACCCGAACCTGCTCGCGGCCGAACAGGACGTGAACTGCAGGAGCGTCAACGGCGGGGACGGCGCGACCGACGGCGACATGGACGTCGCCTACGGGCTGCTGCTCGCCGACAAGCAGTGGGGCAGCGCGGGTACGTACAACTACAAGGACCTCGCGATCAAGCACATCAACGCGATCAAGAAGGACGAGGTCAACCCGACGACGAACCTGCTGAAGCTCGGCGACTGGAGCAGCTCGGGCGATCAGTACTACTACATCACCCGGACCTCGGACTGGATGGTGGACCACTTCCGGGCGTTCCGTACGGCGACCGGTGACGCCGCCTGGGACACCGTCCGTACCGCGCACCAGAACCAGATCGCCCGCCTGCAGTCCACGTACGCGCCCGGCACCGGCCTGCTGCCCGACTTCGTGGTGAGCACCGACACCACACCGAAGCCCGCCCCCGGGCAGGTCCTGGAAGACCCCAACGACGGCGCCTACTGGTGGAACGCCTGCCGCACTCCGTGGCGCATCGCCGATGACGCGGTCACCAGCGGCGACGCCGCGTCCCTCGCGGCGGCGCGCAAGCTCAACAGCTGGATCAAGGCGAAGACCGGCGGCGACCCGAACAAGATCGCCATCGGCTACCGGCTCGACGGCACCCAGATCTCGGCGGGCAGCGAGGCGGCGTTCTTCGCCCCGTTCGCGCTGGCGGCGATGACCGATCCGGGCAGCCAGGCGTGGCTCGACGCGCTCTGGACCAAGATGCTGGCCACGCCCGTCGACACCAGCAGCTACTTCTCGGCGAGCATCCAGCTCCAGGTGATGATCACAACGTCCGGGAACCACTGGGTCCCGTAG
- a CDS encoding dienelactone hydrolase family protein, with the protein MADHDLKGFTEGTFTHDGATRRVLRLGTGPAVIIMAEIPGITPKVLEFAERVAAAGCTAVLPVLFGTPGRDASPAARGWPSTGRYMASSLWRVCVSREFTLLATGRSSRVVGWLRALAAAEHERCGGPGVGAVGMCLTGGFALAMATDERLVAPVLSQPSLPLPCTPGRAGAIDISPEELAVVRRRCEREGLQVLGLRFRGDRLAPGDRFAYLRRELGDAFVAVELDDSAANPEGARPPHSVLTEHLRDEPGQPTRQALDTVLDLFRTRLLGERPEANA; encoded by the coding sequence GTGGCAGACCACGACCTCAAGGGATTCACCGAGGGCACGTTCACGCACGACGGCGCCACCCGCCGGGTCCTGCGCCTGGGCACGGGCCCCGCCGTGATCATCATGGCGGAGATCCCGGGCATCACCCCCAAGGTCCTGGAATTCGCCGAACGGGTGGCGGCCGCGGGCTGCACGGCCGTGCTCCCGGTGCTCTTCGGTACGCCCGGCCGCGACGCGAGCCCCGCCGCCCGCGGCTGGCCGAGCACGGGCCGTTACATGGCGTCGTCGCTGTGGCGGGTGTGCGTGAGCCGGGAGTTCACGCTGCTGGCCACGGGGCGCAGCTCGCGTGTCGTGGGGTGGCTGCGCGCCTTGGCGGCCGCCGAGCACGAGCGCTGCGGCGGCCCCGGGGTCGGGGCCGTCGGCATGTGCCTGACCGGCGGTTTCGCCCTGGCCATGGCCACGGACGAGCGGCTCGTCGCCCCGGTGCTCTCCCAGCCGTCGCTCCCGCTGCCCTGCACCCCGGGCCGCGCGGGAGCCATCGACATCAGCCCCGAGGAGCTCGCGGTGGTCCGCCGGCGCTGTGAGCGCGAGGGGCTCCAGGTCCTGGGGCTGCGGTTCCGGGGCGACCGACTGGCGCCCGGGGACCGGTTCGCGTACCTCCGGCGCGAGCTCGGCGACGCCTTCGTCGCCGTCGAGCTGGACGACAGCGCCGCGAACCCCGAGGGCGCTCGCCCGCCGCACTCCGTGCTGACGGAGCACCTCAGGGACGAGCCCGGCCAGCCCACACGGCAGGCGCTGGACACGGTCCTGGATCTGTTCCGCACCCGGCTGCTCGGGGAGCGGCCCGAGGCCAACGCGTAA
- a CDS encoding cold-shock protein — protein sequence MATGTVKWFNAEKGFGFIEQDGGGADVFAHYSNIAAQGFRELQEGQKVSFDIAQGQKGPTAENIVPA from the coding sequence ATGGCTACTGGCACCGTGAAGTGGTTCAACGCGGAAAAGGGCTTCGGCTTCATCGAGCAGGACGGCGGCGGCGCCGACGTGTTCGCCCACTACTCGAACATCGCCGCCCAGGGCTTCCGTGAGCTGCAGGAAGGCCAGAAGGTCAGCTTCGACATCGCGCAGGGCCAGAAGGGCCCGACGGCCGAGAACATCGTTCCCGCCTGA
- a CDS encoding polyprenyl synthetase, whose translation MTRGEERPGALGEHAVLAAAGLADLAVSGLGSAFGAVKGLLRRSDAAELAADAEQDLLARGRLVLDRYASVPPAHLEVLARHAVARRAAGDDA comes from the coding sequence TTGACGCGAGGGGAAGAGCGCCCGGGCGCGCTCGGGGAGCACGCGGTGCTGGCGGCGGCGGGGCTCGCCGATCTGGCGGTGAGCGGGCTCGGCTCGGCCTTCGGCGCTGTGAAGGGGTTGTTGCGACGCTCGGACGCGGCGGAGCTGGCCGCCGACGCGGAGCAGGATCTTCTCGCCCGCGGACGCCTGGTCCTGGACCGGTACGCGAGCGTGCCGCCCGCGCATCTGGAGGTCCTCGCCCGGCATGCGGTGGCGCGACGGGCCGCCGGCGACGATGCCTGA
- a CDS encoding oxygenase MpaB family protein, with product MTYTEASMNTLRQAGDELADATVATLFERGEVGKLNTLLRHVSVAGAPLPDGLPDVAREYLARTSVPPAWVDWDEMEKARLFFIDNNVHISTALSFASMPACYVIPHVARLLSATHSLKYPSKRMAETGQFTVYLMQPGAFEAGSRFIPAAQKVRLLHASVRHHLKREGRWDTASLGTPICQEDMIGGQMLFSLLVLDSLHRLNIHMSVDGAEAYFYAWRVVGAMLGVDQDHVPKDLESARQFFDLYMTRHMGPSEEGVQLTRQLIDLYEEVVPGTFFDPVVAALIRYLVGDTCADWLDVPRTSWDTAVKAVPGLLGVLESIEDHSPFAAWALDRVGHLTTLFELSSLTRGRVMHYAIPEQLKKDFGVSSAVPRTRRWTPPAPTLGTER from the coding sequence ATGACCTACACCGAGGCGTCGATGAACACGCTGCGGCAGGCCGGCGACGAACTCGCCGATGCGACCGTCGCCACGCTCTTCGAGCGTGGCGAGGTGGGGAAGCTCAACACCCTCCTGCGCCATGTCTCCGTCGCCGGTGCGCCGTTGCCCGACGGGCTGCCGGACGTCGCCCGCGAGTACCTGGCCCGGACCAGCGTGCCCCCGGCCTGGGTGGACTGGGACGAGATGGAGAAGGCGAGGCTGTTCTTCATCGACAACAACGTGCACATCTCCACCGCGCTCTCCTTCGCCTCCATGCCGGCCTGCTACGTGATTCCGCACGTGGCACGCCTGCTGTCGGCCACGCACTCGCTCAAGTACCCCTCCAAACGGATGGCCGAGACCGGGCAGTTCACCGTCTACCTGATGCAGCCCGGCGCCTTCGAGGCGGGCAGCCGCTTCATCCCCGCCGCGCAGAAGGTCCGCCTGCTGCACGCCTCCGTCCGCCATCACCTGAAACGGGAAGGCCGCTGGGACACCGCCTCTCTGGGCACGCCGATCTGCCAGGAGGACATGATCGGCGGCCAGATGCTGTTCTCCCTGCTCGTCCTGGACTCGCTGCACCGCCTGAACATCCACATGAGCGTCGACGGCGCCGAGGCGTACTTCTACGCCTGGCGCGTCGTCGGCGCGATGCTGGGAGTGGACCAGGACCACGTGCCCAAGGACCTGGAGTCCGCGCGTCAGTTCTTCGACCTCTACATGACCCGGCACATGGGGCCGTCGGAGGAGGGGGTCCAGCTCACCCGCCAGCTCATCGACCTGTACGAGGAGGTCGTCCCCGGCACCTTCTTCGACCCCGTCGTCGCCGCCCTGATCCGCTACCTGGTGGGGGACACCTGCGCGGACTGGCTCGACGTACCGCGCACCTCCTGGGACACCGCCGTCAAGGCCGTGCCCGGGCTGCTCGGGGTCCTGGAGAGCATCGAGGACCATTCGCCCTTCGCCGCCTGGGCGCTGGACCGCGTGGGACACCTGACCACGCTCTTCGAACTGTCCTCCCTCACCCGTGGCCGCGTCATGCACTACGCCATCCCCGAACAGCTCAAGAAGGACTTCGGCGTCTCCTCCGCCGTCCCCCGTACCCGCCGCTGGACCCCGCCCGCCCCGACTCTCGGCACGGAGCGGTGA
- a CDS encoding NHLP family bacteriocin export ABC transporter peptidase/permease/ATPase subunit, producing the protein MAAPVSAPQESARTRARSRSSARRRRPVPSGRRPRTVRTPTVLQMEAVECGAAALAMVLGHYSRFVPLEELRIACGVSRDGSRASNLLKAARGYGLQAKGMQMDLAALAEVSAPAILFWEFNHYVVYDGMGRRFGRKGVYVNDPGKGRRFVPMDEFDTSFTGIVLTFEPGAGFRRGGRKPGVLSAMPARLRGTSGTMAAAVISSLLLVAVGAWVPALSRTYIDMFLIGNQTSLLGVLFAAMATTLVLTAGLTAVQQANLLRGRIISSTLGSARFLRHLLRLPVTFYAQRNPADLVQRLQSNDAVAETLARDLAAAGVDAVVVVLYAVLLWTYDPQLTVVGVLIALLNVVAMRIVIHVRATGTQKLRAESARLTNTSYSGLTLIETMKATGGENGFFRRWAGQHATTLDVQQRLGVPSAWLAVVAPTLAALNSALILMIGGLRAVEGHLSVGLLVAFQALVTSFTAPITRLNGVAGRIQDFAADVARLKDVENFPVDSLYTRREPPARTRRLKGHVELDGITFGYSPLDAPLLNGFSLSVGPGQQVALVGGSGSGKSTVSRLISGLYAPWEGAIRIDGMRLEDIPRSALAASVSFVDQDVFLFEGSVRDNVALWDPSIPDEAVVAALEDAAVYDVVARRPGGINSRVEQDGRNFSGGQRQRLEIARALVRRPSVMVLDEVTSALDAATEQVIIDNLRRRGCACVVIAHRLSTVRDSDEIVVLDRGTVVERGRHEYLVAAQGPYAELVKEH; encoded by the coding sequence CTGGCTGCTCCCGTGAGCGCGCCCCAGGAGTCCGCCCGTACCCGCGCACGGTCCAGGTCGTCGGCCCGCCGTCGCCGCCCCGTCCCCAGCGGCAGAAGGCCCCGGACAGTCCGCACCCCCACCGTGCTGCAGATGGAGGCGGTGGAGTGCGGGGCCGCCGCCCTGGCCATGGTGCTCGGCCACTACTCCCGCTTCGTCCCCCTGGAAGAGCTGCGGATCGCCTGCGGCGTCTCCCGCGACGGCTCCCGGGCGAGCAACCTCCTGAAGGCGGCGCGCGGTTACGGGCTCCAGGCCAAGGGCATGCAGATGGACCTGGCCGCGCTCGCCGAGGTCAGCGCCCCGGCCATCCTGTTCTGGGAGTTCAACCACTACGTCGTCTACGACGGCATGGGGCGCCGCTTCGGCCGCAAGGGCGTGTACGTCAACGACCCCGGCAAGGGCCGCCGGTTCGTGCCCATGGACGAGTTCGACACCAGTTTCACCGGCATCGTGCTCACCTTCGAGCCCGGCGCGGGCTTCCGCCGCGGCGGCCGCAAGCCGGGCGTGCTGAGCGCCATGCCGGCTCGCCTGCGCGGTACGTCGGGCACCATGGCCGCCGCCGTGATCTCCAGCCTGCTGCTGGTGGCCGTCGGCGCGTGGGTGCCCGCGCTGAGCCGTACGTACATCGACATGTTCCTCATCGGGAACCAGACGTCCCTGCTCGGCGTGCTCTTCGCGGCCATGGCGACCACGCTCGTCCTCACCGCGGGGCTCACCGCGGTGCAGCAGGCGAACCTGCTGCGCGGACGCATCATCTCCTCCACCCTGGGCAGTGCCCGTTTCCTGCGGCACCTCCTCCGGCTTCCCGTCACGTTCTACGCCCAGCGCAACCCGGCCGATCTGGTCCAGCGTCTGCAGTCCAACGACGCGGTCGCCGAGACCCTCGCCCGCGACCTGGCCGCCGCGGGTGTGGACGCCGTCGTGGTCGTGCTGTACGCGGTGCTGCTGTGGACGTACGACCCGCAACTCACGGTCGTCGGCGTGCTGATCGCGCTGCTCAACGTGGTGGCCATGCGGATCGTGATCCACGTGCGCGCCACCGGCACCCAGAAGCTGCGCGCCGAGAGCGCCCGGCTGACCAACACCTCGTACAGCGGTCTGACGCTCATCGAGACGATGAAGGCCACCGGTGGCGAGAACGGCTTCTTCCGCCGCTGGGCGGGACAGCACGCGACGACGCTCGACGTACAGCAGCGGCTCGGTGTGCCCAGCGCGTGGCTGGCGGTCGTCGCGCCCACGCTGGCCGCGCTCAACAGCGCGCTGATCCTGATGATCGGCGGTCTGCGGGCGGTGGAGGGGCATCTGTCCGTCGGTCTGCTCGTCGCCTTCCAGGCCCTGGTGACCAGCTTCACCGCGCCGATCACCCGCCTCAACGGGGTGGCCGGACGGATCCAGGACTTCGCGGCCGACGTCGCCCGTCTCAAGGACGTCGAGAACTTTCCCGTCGACTCGCTCTACACCCGCCGCGAGCCCCCGGCCAGAACGCGCCGTCTCAAGGGCCATGTGGAGCTGGACGGCATCACCTTCGGGTACAGCCCCCTGGACGCGCCCCTGTTGAACGGCTTCTCGCTCTCGGTCGGCCCGGGGCAGCAGGTCGCGCTGGTCGGTGGCTCCGGCAGCGGCAAGTCCACGGTCTCCCGGCTGATCTCCGGCCTCTACGCCCCCTGGGAGGGCGCCATCCGCATCGACGGGATGCGTCTGGAGGACATCCCGCGCAGCGCGCTGGCCGCCTCCGTCTCCTTCGTCGACCAGGACGTCTTCCTCTTCGAGGGGAGCGTCCGCGACAACGTCGCCCTGTGGGACCCCTCCATCCCGGACGAGGCCGTCGTCGCCGCGCTCGAGGACGCCGCCGTGTACGACGTGGTCGCCCGGCGCCCGGGCGGCATCAACAGCCGCGTCGAGCAGGACGGCCGCAACTTCTCCGGCGGCCAGCGCCAGCGCCTGGAGATCGCGCGGGCGCTGGTGCGACGGCCCAGCGTCATGGTCCTCGACGAAGTGACCAGTGCCCTGGACGCGGCGACCGAGCAGGTCATCATCGACAACCTGCGGCGCCGCGGCTGCGCCTGCGTGGTCATCGCCCACCGGCTGAGCACGGTGCGCGACAGCGACGAGATCGTCGTGCTCGACCGGGGCACGGTCGTGGAGCGCGGACGGCACGAGTACCTGGTCGCCGCGCAGGGCCCGTACGCCGAACTGGTCAAGGAGCACTGA
- a CDS encoding polyprenyl synthetase family protein, with amino-acid sequence MPDGSAPDGLRDRVDGELRRFVSAEAERLLDIDAELAPVAGQLEASVAHGKRLRAMFCYWGWRAAGQPDSDALVRAAASMELVHAAAIVHDDLIDDSPLRHGLPTAHIALRGSGGRGGRGGRGGRGGGGIGAQGGSAPRSPAAARALAMLVGDLLMSLAGQLFVTSGLPAAYLSRARPLWADLARELIAGECLEILRTGGVPDTESSLQVVRYKTAKYTVEQPLLIGGALAGAGQRLREGLSSYGLPLGEAFQLRDDLLGLFGDPVRTGKASVDDLRMRRPTALLAETWRAANPAERERLRHTLGRGDLGADELDAVRALMSRLGAPARIEKMIDARVEEATRALDEIDLPAHAERALAGLARTVTVRHH; translated from the coding sequence ATGCCTGACGGGTCCGCGCCGGACGGTCTTCGCGACCGTGTCGACGGCGAACTGCGGCGGTTCGTGTCCGCGGAGGCGGAGCGGCTGCTGGACATCGACGCGGAGCTCGCCCCGGTGGCCGGACAGCTGGAGGCCTCGGTCGCCCATGGCAAGCGGCTGCGGGCCATGTTCTGCTACTGGGGGTGGCGGGCCGCCGGCCAGCCCGACAGCGACGCGCTCGTCCGGGCCGCGGCGTCCATGGAGCTCGTCCACGCCGCCGCGATCGTGCACGACGACCTCATCGACGACAGCCCGCTCCGGCACGGCCTGCCCACGGCGCACATCGCGTTGCGCGGCAGCGGCGGTCGTGGCGGTCGTGGCGGTCGTGGCGGTCGCGGTGGCGGCGGCATCGGCGCGCAGGGGGGCTCTGCTCCACGCTCCCCGGCGGCCGCCAGGGCCCTGGCCATGCTGGTCGGCGACCTGCTGATGTCGCTGGCCGGGCAGCTGTTCGTCACCAGCGGCCTGCCCGCGGCCTACCTGTCACGCGCGCGGCCGCTCTGGGCGGACCTGGCGCGGGAGCTGATCGCCGGGGAGTGCCTGGAGATCCTGCGGACCGGTGGCGTCCCCGACACGGAGTCCTCGCTGCAGGTCGTCCGGTACAAGACCGCCAAGTACACCGTCGAGCAGCCGCTCCTCATCGGGGGCGCCCTGGCGGGCGCCGGGCAGCGGCTGCGTGAGGGACTCTCCTCGTACGGACTGCCGCTGGGGGAGGCGTTCCAGCTGCGCGACGACCTGCTGGGGCTCTTCGGCGATCCGGTCCGTACGGGAAAGGCCAGCGTGGACGACCTGCGCATGCGGCGGCCCACCGCCCTGCTCGCCGAGACCTGGCGGGCCGCGAACCCGGCCGAGCGCGAGCGGCTGCGCCACACGCTGGGCAGGGGCGACCTCGGCGCCGACGAGCTGGACGCGGTACGGGCGTTGATGAGCCGCCTGGGAGCGCCCGCCCGGATCGAGAAGATGATCGACGCCCGGGTCGAGGAGGCCACCCGGGCCCTGGACGAGATCGACCTGCCCGCCCACGCCGAGCGGGCCCTGGCCGGCCTGGCCCGCACGGTGACCGTCCGCCACCACTGA
- a CDS encoding HlyD family efflux transporter periplasmic adaptor subunit produces MQFRQKALSKLQSPEELDVPVRFARPQGRLVLAVTVVVMAAAGFWAVTGTVSSKLNAPGILTHAEGSYLLQSPVAGQVTDVLVEEGRAVSPGAPLLVVRTDQGDRPVRAVAGGRVTTLFARMGSVVTTGADVATVERVTDPDDPLVAMLYVPGGSASTIRVGASVDLSVQSAPRDRFGVLRGRVKAVSRAPQTQAQIGNFLGDSGLAEQFSRQGNPVAVLVSLERSSATASGYTWSSTDGPPSTVDSGTPVTGAVHLSAQRPVDWLLP; encoded by the coding sequence GTGCAGTTCCGCCAAAAGGCACTTTCCAAGCTGCAATCGCCCGAAGAACTCGATGTGCCCGTACGCTTCGCGCGCCCGCAGGGGCGCCTCGTGCTGGCCGTGACGGTCGTCGTGATGGCCGCCGCGGGTTTCTGGGCCGTCACCGGCACGGTGTCGTCCAAGCTGAACGCGCCCGGCATCCTCACCCATGCCGAGGGCAGTTACCTTCTGCAGAGTCCGGTCGCCGGACAGGTGACCGATGTCCTCGTCGAGGAGGGCCGGGCGGTGTCGCCCGGTGCGCCGCTCCTCGTCGTCCGTACGGATCAGGGCGACCGGCCCGTGCGCGCGGTGGCCGGCGGTCGGGTGACCACGCTCTTCGCCAGGATGGGTTCCGTCGTCACGACCGGAGCGGACGTGGCGACCGTGGAGCGCGTGACGGACCCGGACGACCCGCTCGTGGCCATGCTGTACGTACCGGGCGGCAGCGCGTCGACGATCCGGGTGGGCGCCTCCGTCGACCTGAGCGTCCAGTCCGCGCCCCGGGACCGCTTCGGTGTGCTGCGGGGCCGGGTGAAGGCCGTGAGCCGCGCGCCGCAGACCCAGGCGCAGATCGGCAACTTCCTCGGCGACAGCGGGCTCGCCGAGCAGTTCTCCCGGCAGGGCAACCCGGTCGCGGTGCTCGTGAGCCTGGAGCGCTCCTCCGCCACCGCGTCCGGCTACACCTGGTCCTCCACGGACGGTCCGCCGAGCACCGTCGATTCCGGCACGCCGGTCACCGGCGCCGTCCACCTCTCCGCTCAGCGCCCCGTCGACTGGCTGCTCCCGTGA